The proteins below are encoded in one region of Calditrichota bacterium:
- a CDS encoding T9SS type A sorting domain-containing protein, which translates to MKKYMLLFLSFVLLSFVSLSFADDLDLAFEDDTDLANWSHHDEGNVFTVEAWDATGGVDGTGGLHFTDGGYTILAKRPVTATMGTSYSLTIDINVDAWGTGDLELSVQGLSTTDPMVVVTTDSTYHSYTLTGQADLSTSGYIRIYSTGSATPPSVYIDNVIFDDNVQTLFFSEYQEGSSNHKGLEIYNPTDAAVSLADYQIFQTSNGSDTTKWEFFHNFPEGASIDPGDVWVIVTDQADTVLQNVADEILGFPSVVHHNGDDARAIAKVVGTDTTLLDVIGVTGPDPGSGWDVAGVENATANHTLVRKAAVMTGNSIWASAAGTNADDSEWIVFDQNTWDYLGSHPHEFGDGSIMVTLQLNTSTNLDTINADNGFVQVRGELAGDSLRGGKQITWGSDSDLGMESVGGDYWEVTFQMETDDTLKYKFWTGFNGTNGTMPDGGWEGGITNETGSGDTRVFISGVSDTVVQVQYYNPNDGNEPVEQYAAPFETKADSVAIYFRVSMAGEIEAAQFNPDINGPVAARGDSTSEVGGLHWGENRVVLTRETGSQFDGSFYSGVGYFAKSAITEGESQGYKFVFGDDAVTWEGIDNRSFNYPMGLKDSTIQWNYFNNKKPTGKETLTSVVTWRVSTEALEAIGLFDRGVGDFIEVRGPNGWDAGDGVQLVFNPLLQEWTSTNEEFTNQEGAEIAYKYFIGWDSSRIDMASPNYIPNLDIGQGWEEPAPTGGGNRVHVFENAAEQTVSGDFGFDRQFFNGVPANAVSDHDITVTFNVDMTQATESENNTNTLFRPGVDTVWVQWDGELTAWSQGTGMWDADARFLELTDGDGDMVYSGTFTLAVSETFPGIWYQLGYRIAYSTDAEAVVNGTGGAVRGRRYYQYIHPTAVVDGSGQWLDTVWPSDFDLPMVPWTETDLLVEDPPDLTVTAIVDNGELPQKFALEQNYPNPFNPTTTIRYNVANTSDVKLKIYNLMGQEVLTLVDQNHNAGKYEIVWNAKNNLGKKVASGVYYLKFEAGDFVKFRKMTLIR; encoded by the coding sequence ATGAAGAAGTATATGTTACTTTTTCTAAGTTTTGTTCTACTCTCATTTGTGTCACTTTCCTTTGCAGATGATTTAGATTTGGCATTTGAAGATGATACTGATCTTGCTAATTGGAGCCATCATGATGAAGGCAATGTTTTTACAGTGGAAGCATGGGACGCAACCGGTGGTGTAGATGGTACCGGTGGGCTGCATTTTACAGACGGTGGCTATACAATATTGGCTAAACGCCCTGTTACAGCTACAATGGGCACCAGCTATAGTTTAACAATCGATATCAATGTGGATGCCTGGGGTACTGGAGATCTTGAACTTTCTGTTCAGGGCCTTAGCACTACAGATCCAATGGTGGTTGTTACAACAGATTCTACTTACCATTCTTATACATTAACAGGTCAAGCAGATTTAAGTACTTCAGGATATATTAGAATTTATAGCACTGGTTCTGCTACACCACCTTCAGTTTATATTGATAATGTTATTTTTGATGACAATGTACAGACACTTTTCTTCTCGGAATACCAAGAAGGAAGTAGTAACCATAAAGGATTAGAAATTTATAATCCAACAGATGCGGCAGTATCTTTGGCCGATTATCAGATTTTTCAAACATCAAATGGGAGCGATACAACAAAATGGGAATTCTTCCATAATTTTCCAGAAGGCGCTTCAATAGACCCGGGCGATGTTTGGGTGATTGTAACAGATCAAGCGGATACAGTACTACAAAACGTTGCTGATGAAATACTAGGTTTTCCAAGTGTTGTACACCACAATGGTGATGATGCAAGAGCAATCGCAAAAGTCGTAGGTACAGACACAACATTATTAGATGTAATTGGTGTTACTGGACCAGACCCCGGTAGTGGTTGGGATGTTGCGGGAGTTGAAAATGCAACAGCAAATCATACACTTGTTAGAAAAGCAGCAGTAATGACAGGTAATTCCATTTGGGCTTCTGCGGCAGGTACAAATGCAGATGATTCAGAATGGATCGTTTTTGACCAAAATACTTGGGATTATCTTGGTTCACATCCACATGAGTTTGGTGATGGTTCCATTATGGTTACACTTCAACTAAATACATCTACAAACTTAGATACTATTAATGCTGATAACGGATTTGTCCAGGTTCGTGGTGAATTAGCAGGTGATAGTCTGCGTGGTGGAAAACAAATTACTTGGGGATCAGATTCTGATCTTGGTATGGAAAGCGTCGGTGGTGATTATTGGGAAGTTACATTTCAAATGGAAACTGACGATACATTGAAATATAAATTCTGGACTGGATTTAATGGTACTAACGGAACAATGCCTGATGGTGGTTGGGAAGGTGGAATCACTAATGAAACAGGAAGTGGAGACACTCGTGTTTTTATTTCAGGAGTAAGTGACACGGTTGTTCAAGTACAGTATTATAACCCAAATGATGGCAATGAGCCTGTAGAACAATATGCCGCACCGTTCGAAACTAAAGCTGACTCTGTTGCAATTTACTTCCGCGTAAGTATGGCCGGAGAAATTGAAGCAGCACAATTCAATCCTGATATCAACGGGCCGGTTGCTGCTCGTGGAGATTCAACATCTGAAGTTGGTGGATTACACTGGGGTGAAAACAGAGTTGTTTTGACGCGTGAAACAGGCAGTCAGTTTGATGGTTCTTTCTATTCTGGTGTTGGTTATTTCGCAAAGTCCGCTATCACTGAAGGTGAAAGCCAAGGATATAAATTTGTTTTTGGTGATGATGCAGTTACATGGGAGGGAATTGATAACAGGTCATTTAATTATCCAATGGGCTTAAAAGATTCAACAATCCAGTGGAATTACTTTAACAACAAAAAACCAACAGGTAAAGAAACTCTTACTAGTGTTGTAACATGGCGCGTAAGTACAGAAGCACTTGAAGCGATTGGTCTTTTTGATCGCGGTGTTGGTGACTTTATTGAGGTTCGTGGACCAAATGGGTGGGATGCCGGAGACGGTGTTCAGCTTGTATTCAATCCTCTTCTTCAAGAGTGGACATCTACAAATGAAGAATTTACAAACCAAGAAGGCGCTGAAATAGCATATAAATACTTTATTGGCTGGGATTCTTCACGTATTGATATGGCTAGCCCAAATTATATTCCTAATTTAGATATTGGTCAGGGCTGGGAAGAGCCTGCACCAACTGGAGGTGGAAACAGGGTTCATGTATTTGAAAATGCAGCAGAACAAACTGTGAGTGGCGATTTTGGTTTCGATCGTCAGTTCTTTAATGGTGTTCCTGCAAATGCAGTTTCTGATCACGATATCACAGTTACTTTTAATGTTGATATGACTCAAGCAACTGAGTCTGAAAATAATACAAATACACTTTTCAGACCTGGTGTTGATACGGTTTGGGTACAGTGGGATGGTGAATTAACTGCATGGTCTCAAGGTACAGGAATGTGGGATGCTGATGCCCGCTTCTTAGAACTAACAGATGGCGATGGTGATATGGTTTATTCTGGTACATTTACACTTGCTGTGTCAGAAACATTTCCTGGTATCTGGTATCAGTTAGGATACAGGATTGCCTATTCTACAGATGCAGAAGCTGTTGTAAATGGTACTGGTGGGGCTGTAAGAGGTCGCCGTTATTACCAGTATATCCATCCAACAGCAGTTGTTGATGGTTCCGGACAGTGGTTAGATACAGTTTGGCCTTCAGACTTTGACCTACCGATGGTTCCATGGACTGAGACTGATTTATTAGTTGAAGATCCACCTGATTTAACAGTAACTGCAATTGTTGATAATGGTGAATTACCTCAAAAATTTGCTCTTGAGCAAAACTATCCGAATCCATTTAACCCAACTACGACTATTCGTTATAATGTTGCTAATACATCTGACGTTAAGTTGAAGATTTATAACTTGATGGGACAGGAAGTTTTGACATTAGTAGATCAAAATCATAATGCTGGTAAATATGAGATTGTTTGGAATGCTAAAAATAATCTCGGCAAAAAAGTTGCTTCTGGTGTTTATTACCTAAAATTTGAAGCAGGTGATTTTGTCAAATTCCGTAAAATGACTCTGATTCGCTAA
- a CDS encoding T9SS type A sorting domain-containing protein, with amino-acid sequence MKYFSAILKTSITFLILLNSFFKPAFGQTDSTLFIKGADVSFIPQIEDLGGQYLREGINTDPLYIFKENGFNYIRLKLWHTPQENYNSLPRILEMAQRIKDHQLKFLLNFHYADTWADPGHQPKPAAWADLSFTDLTDSLYLYTRNVIAALDNQNTLPDMVQIGNEINSGMLWNDGKVGGEFNTPTQWENLASLINAGITGVRDGSLQGDSIKIMIHRAGAEDYNANKWFFDNLRNENVEFDIIGLSYYPWWHGDMDEVKSTLNKLVTRYGKDLIIAETAYPWTLDWYDSKNNIVGSSAQLHDGYPATVTGQANFLRDLMQIIGNVSEDKGKGVFYWAPEYISVQPLGSPWENLALFDFEGNVLESMAVFKELPDSLLPINVTLKINTATNWDTLQENHFVQLRGEIKGTSFGVLPDGKKVTWDSSSELVLENIGGDYWQASFQMYPEDELSYKIWTGLDKNTGTHLRGGWEGAITAFNGSTTNRRNLVAGFSDTTINIQFYNSSPETKTQYWKPYNISEDSIAVYFRVNMNNAVLSGRFNPDNHGPLAVRGDSLNSGGVLSWEKSKLILSREENSVNDGSFWSGTGYFSKSDLASNAKLSYQFYIENSDDDGWENVSARELVFSENILSANDTTLHWVYFDKATISSLKSATEFLPKDIRLLQNYPNPFNPRTNIEYEINVTTQVRLVILNVLGKEVRLLENTYKRAGNYSTTWDGKNNSGQYLGSGIYFIQLQTDTHSQLKKALLLK; translated from the coding sequence ATGAAATATTTTTCAGCAATTCTTAAAACTTCAATAACCTTCCTGATTCTACTAAATAGTTTTTTCAAACCTGCTTTTGGGCAAACAGATTCAACATTGTTTATAAAAGGAGCGGATGTTTCTTTTATACCCCAAATTGAAGACTTAGGCGGGCAATATTTAAGAGAAGGTATTAATACAGATCCGCTTTACATTTTTAAAGAAAATGGGTTTAATTACATCCGACTAAAACTATGGCATACACCACAGGAGAATTATAATAGTCTACCCCGAATTCTTGAAATGGCGCAGCGAATAAAAGATCATCAATTAAAGTTTTTACTAAATTTTCATTATGCAGATACTTGGGCTGACCCAGGACATCAACCAAAACCGGCTGCATGGGCAGATTTATCTTTTACAGATTTGACAGATAGTCTTTATTTATATACAAGAAATGTAATAGCAGCATTGGATAACCAGAATACCTTACCGGATATGGTACAAATTGGAAATGAAATTAACTCGGGTATGTTATGGAATGATGGCAAAGTTGGTGGAGAATTTAACACGCCCACACAATGGGAGAATCTGGCAAGTCTTATAAATGCAGGTATAACAGGTGTGCGTGATGGTTCATTGCAGGGCGATTCAATCAAAATAATGATTCACCGCGCCGGTGCAGAAGACTACAATGCTAACAAGTGGTTTTTTGATAATTTGCGAAATGAAAATGTTGAGTTTGATATTATAGGGTTGTCCTATTATCCATGGTGGCATGGGGACATGGATGAGGTGAAATCGACTCTAAATAAATTAGTCACTCGGTATGGAAAAGATTTAATAATTGCAGAAACGGCTTATCCATGGACATTGGATTGGTATGATAGCAAAAACAATATTGTAGGATCTTCTGCTCAACTACATGATGGTTACCCTGCAACTGTTACAGGCCAGGCGAATTTTTTACGAGATTTAATGCAGATAATCGGCAATGTTTCTGAAGATAAAGGCAAAGGTGTTTTTTACTGGGCACCAGAATATATTTCTGTTCAGCCGCTCGGCTCACCTTGGGAAAACCTTGCCTTGTTTGATTTTGAAGGCAACGTCTTAGAATCGATGGCAGTATTTAAAGAATTGCCAGATTCATTGCTCCCGATAAATGTTACATTAAAAATTAATACAGCTACAAATTGGGACACATTACAGGAAAACCATTTTGTTCAATTACGTGGCGAAATTAAAGGCACTTCTTTTGGGGTTTTACCGGATGGTAAAAAGGTCACCTGGGATTCTTCGTCCGAACTTGTTTTGGAAAACATAGGTGGTGACTATTGGCAGGCAAGCTTTCAGATGTATCCTGAAGACGAGTTATCCTATAAAATCTGGACTGGTTTGGATAAAAACACCGGGACCCATTTACGTGGTGGGTGGGAAGGCGCAATAACAGCATTCAATGGCTCGACAACAAATAGGCGCAACTTAGTAGCAGGATTTTCTGATACGACCATCAACATCCAATTTTACAATTCTTCACCGGAAACAAAAACCCAATATTGGAAACCTTATAATATTTCAGAGGATAGCATCGCTGTATATTTCCGGGTTAATATGAATAATGCTGTTTTGTCCGGAAGATTTAATCCGGATAATCATGGTCCGCTGGCTGTTCGCGGAGATAGTTTAAATTCAGGCGGCGTCCTTAGTTGGGAGAAATCTAAATTAATTTTGAGCCGGGAAGAAAATAGTGTTAACGATGGCTCCTTTTGGTCAGGAACAGGATATTTTTCTAAATCGGATTTAGCCTCAAATGCTAAACTATCATATCAATTTTATATTGAAAACAGTGATGACGACGGTTGGGAAAATGTATCCGCCCGGGAATTAGTTTTTTCAGAAAACATATTATCCGCAAATGATACAACTCTTCACTGGGTATATTTTGACAAGGCTACAATAAGCTCACTGAAGTCTGCTACAGAATTTTTACCAAAGGATATAAGGCTATTACAAAATTATCCAAATCCATTTAATCCGAGAACAAATATTGAATATGAAATTAATGTAACAACACAAGTACGGCTTGTTATTTTAAACGTTTTGGGAAAAGAAGTTCGTCTTTTGGAAAATACTTATAAAAGAGCCGGTAACTACTCAACAACTTGGGATGGTAAAAATAATTCTGGTCAATATCTTGGTAGTGGAATATACTTTATTCAATTGCAAACAGACACACATAGTCAATTAAAAAAAGCTTTATTACTAAAATGA
- a CDS encoding membrane or secreted protein, which produces MKTIFYSILIVFISVLFTFAQSNKDKVYVDNGILKWTESGQEVALFGVNYSAPFAHAFRAIKKLGLSHKKAIDMDVSQFARLEFDAYRIHVWDREVADSLGNLIENEHLELLDYLIYKLKEKNINIILTPIAWWGPGWPEPDPPSPGFSNNYSKVELLTDPKARDAQQNYTKQFLNHKNKYTGLSYKKDPDIIAFEIINEPGHPPDTSLVTEYINEMASIFREQGVTKPIYYNISQNWSDKQAAAVYNAQIDGISFQWYPTGLVKYAPLKGNYLAHVDHYPVPEISDPNFKNKTRMVYEFDAADVDQSIMYPAMARSFREAGMQWATMFSYDPTFIAAYNTEYSTHYLNLIYTPQKALSLMIAANVFRTLKTYQKFKSYPLNTEFDGFKISYEDDLSELNNGEKFYYSNSTLSTPIEPEKLIHIAGYGQSSLIQTNAKGAYFLDKINDGVWRLELYPDVIDLMNSYGKNSLDNKVRIVLKNPSDMNLNLPGLSKNYRVHCLTNSESDFTASENKISVKPGVYLLSNENTTLKKDLKFDFYNRSLSEYPNFNFIDHGQKVMHNPITKITDGERFNPKFTIISSSKIDTAILYLKEPNWRNYRAVALNKTGKYEYEAEVSEGIQNGIIEYCIYLKTNKCEMSYPAQVAKNPNSWDYFTSDNWRVKVIPKILFNPETDQGNLNFPNVWASVEFNASTKWNKFEKSWLNLNLTKFKRPINDFTFQIELNNDLVSKMDLSDFKYVEFEIDLQKTNIRRFKFQLINTNYQSVQKDIDISENKSAIRIPLSVFKSNEFVLLPRPYPHFLPYSFKNKTGSTVDPGAKLNYIQISIPTEKFIESANVKTLQFSSIRLSKN; this is translated from the coding sequence ATGAAGACAATTTTTTATTCAATTCTCATAGTTTTTATTTCGGTTTTATTTACATTTGCCCAATCTAATAAAGATAAAGTTTATGTTGATAATGGGATTTTAAAGTGGACTGAATCAGGGCAGGAAGTCGCTTTGTTTGGGGTAAATTACTCTGCCCCATTTGCTCATGCATTTAGAGCGATTAAAAAACTAGGGCTATCTCACAAAAAAGCTATTGATATGGATGTATCACAATTTGCCAGATTAGAATTTGATGCATACCGAATTCATGTGTGGGACAGGGAAGTTGCAGATTCACTAGGCAACCTTATTGAAAATGAACATCTGGAATTGTTGGATTACCTGATTTATAAGTTAAAAGAAAAGAATATCAATATTATTTTAACACCCATAGCCTGGTGGGGACCAGGCTGGCCGGAGCCTGATCCACCTTCACCGGGATTTTCTAATAACTATTCCAAGGTAGAGCTGTTGACTGATCCAAAAGCAAGGGATGCACAGCAAAATTATACAAAACAATTTCTAAATCATAAAAACAAATACACTGGGTTATCCTATAAAAAAGATCCTGATATTATAGCTTTCGAAATTATTAATGAGCCTGGACATCCACCAGATACGTCACTTGTTACCGAATATATAAATGAAATGGCTTCGATCTTTCGGGAGCAAGGAGTTACTAAACCAATATATTATAACATCAGCCAAAACTGGAGCGACAAGCAGGCAGCCGCAGTTTACAATGCACAAATTGATGGAATTTCTTTTCAGTGGTATCCAACGGGATTAGTAAAATATGCTCCACTAAAAGGAAATTATTTAGCCCATGTGGATCACTACCCGGTGCCGGAAATAAGTGATCCTAATTTTAAAAATAAAACGCGTATGGTTTATGAATTTGATGCTGCTGATGTTGATCAGTCAATAATGTATCCTGCAATGGCGCGTAGTTTTCGTGAAGCCGGTATGCAATGGGCAACCATGTTTAGCTACGATCCAACTTTTATTGCAGCGTATAACACAGAATATTCAACGCACTATTTAAATTTGATTTATACTCCGCAGAAAGCATTGAGTTTGATGATTGCTGCAAATGTTTTTCGCACGTTGAAAACATATCAAAAATTTAAGTCCTATCCGCTCAATACAGAATTTGATGGATTCAAAATTTCTTATGAAGATGATTTATCTGAGCTGAATAATGGAGAGAAGTTTTATTATTCGAATTCAACACTCAGTACACCAATTGAACCAGAAAAATTAATTCATATAGCAGGATATGGGCAATCGTCTTTGATACAAACAAATGCAAAAGGCGCATATTTTTTGGATAAGATTAATGATGGTGTTTGGAGGCTGGAACTCTATCCTGATGTTATTGACTTAATGAATTCTTATGGTAAGAACAGTCTCGATAATAAAGTGAGAATTGTTCTTAAAAACCCTTCAGATATGAATCTTAATTTACCTGGATTGTCGAAAAATTATAGAGTGCATTGCCTGACAAATAGTGAATCTGATTTTACTGCAAGTGAAAATAAAATATCAGTTAAGCCGGGTGTGTATTTACTTTCAAATGAAAACACAACTTTAAAAAAAGACTTGAAGTTTGATTTTTATAATAGATCGTTGAGTGAATATCCAAATTTTAATTTTATCGATCATGGCCAGAAAGTAATGCATAATCCTATTACAAAAATAACCGATGGAGAACGCTTTAATCCAAAGTTTACGATTATTTCAAGCTCCAAAATCGATACGGCAATTTTATATTTGAAGGAACCAAATTGGCGAAATTATAGAGCTGTAGCTTTAAATAAAACGGGTAAATATGAATATGAAGCAGAAGTAAGTGAGGGAATCCAAAACGGTATAATTGAATATTGTATTTATCTAAAAACAAATAAATGTGAAATGTCTTATCCCGCACAGGTTGCTAAAAATCCAAACTCCTGGGATTATTTCACATCAGATAATTGGCGTGTAAAAGTAATCCCCAAAATTTTATTCAACCCGGAAACAGATCAAGGAAATCTAAACTTTCCTAATGTTTGGGCTTCAGTTGAATTTAACGCATCAACCAAATGGAATAAATTTGAGAAGTCCTGGCTAAACTTAAACCTTACAAAGTTTAAAAGACCAATAAATGATTTCACGTTTCAAATTGAATTAAATAATGATTTGGTTTCAAAAATGGATTTATCTGATTTTAAATATGTAGAGTTTGAAATAGATCTGCAGAAAACAAATATAAGGCGTTTTAAATTTCAATTAATAAACACGAATTATCAGTCTGTCCAAAAGGACATTGATATTTCTGAAAATAAAAGCGCTATCCGAATTCCTTTGAGTGTGTTTAAATCAAATGAGTTTGTTTTGCTACCTCGCCCGTATCCACATTTCCTGCCATATTCGTTTAAAAATAAAACCGGCTCGACAGTGGATCCCGGTGCAAAATTAAATTATATACAAATCAGCATTCCGACAGAAAAGTTTATAGAATCAGCAAATGTTAAGACTCTTCAATTCAGTTCAATTCGATTAAGTAAAAACTAA
- a CDS encoding DUF4982 domain-containing protein encodes MNKPIFLNILLSVALIALFSCSQERVKRNNEITRDINFNKSWFFSKIENDSVDDNKYSKTEFDHSKWQKVNLPHTANIEPLVVNDQWQGIAWYRKEFALKKSDSGKVVYVELGAAMQVADIWVNGTHIETHYGGYLPFSLDITNYVNFDQSNLIALKLDNRDNINVPPGKPIKTLDFCYYGGLYRNVKMHIVNPLHISNAIEAEKIAGGGIFVQYDDVSSDSAVFSVKTHILNKSNKPKAVGVQTEISDPDGKIVILRKSKIDSVTAMSDTHFKQDFVLKKPQLWDIDSPKRYTVKSYVFTEEVVDYLETNIGFRSISFSVNDGFLINGKKKYLRGTNRHQEYPYIGNALSDEAQYRDAYKIKQAGFDYIRLSHYPQADAFMDACDELGLVVMNCIPGWQFMGGEKFQELCYQNIRDLIRRDRNRPSVILWETSLNESWMEDDFIETSQKITHEELPGKYTYSCGWQKGFDVFIQARQHGGLNEYNDPEVGAIISEYGDWEYFAQNAGLDQPGFKNLLKEERNSRQFRASGEKRLLQQAMNFQEAHNDNQKTVAAGDGLWVMFDYNRGYDNTIEASGPMDVFRLPKFSHYFFQSQRDVQVDLKNGESNPMVFIANYWTDNSPLDVRVFSNCTKVKLFLNGDLIGVQKPDENEFTSHLKHPPFTFKLKKFTSGELTAVGLIDEHEEARHTVKTPGKPAAIKIEFDISGKPFNRESQDIVFAYAKIIDENGTVVPDFSGEVQFDLVGPATLIGQNPIKAEAGIATILLQNKKQGKIEVSAKSKFMNTNLFGEEKIN; translated from the coding sequence ATGAACAAACCAATATTTTTAAATATCTTACTTTCTGTGGCTTTGATCGCTTTATTTTCATGTTCGCAAGAAAGGGTAAAAAGAAATAATGAAATTACACGGGATATAAATTTTAATAAAAGCTGGTTTTTTTCAAAAATTGAAAACGATTCGGTTGATGATAATAAATATAGCAAAACTGAATTTGATCATTCAAAATGGCAAAAAGTAAATTTGCCGCATACAGCGAATATTGAACCTCTTGTGGTTAATGACCAATGGCAAGGGATAGCCTGGTACAGGAAAGAATTTGCTTTAAAAAAGAGTGACTCTGGCAAAGTTGTTTATGTTGAGCTTGGGGCAGCCATGCAAGTTGCAGATATCTGGGTAAACGGAACACATATTGAAACCCATTATGGTGGTTATCTCCCGTTTTCATTGGATATTACGAATTACGTCAATTTTGACCAATCCAACCTGATTGCGCTTAAACTGGATAACAGGGACAATATAAATGTGCCTCCCGGAAAACCAATTAAAACATTAGACTTTTGCTATTATGGCGGACTTTATCGAAATGTAAAAATGCATATTGTCAACCCGCTTCATATTAGCAATGCAATAGAAGCTGAAAAAATTGCCGGTGGGGGCATTTTTGTACAATACGATGATGTTTCATCAGATAGCGCTGTCTTTAGTGTAAAAACACACATTTTAAATAAATCGAATAAACCGAAAGCTGTAGGAGTCCAAACCGAAATTTCAGATCCTGATGGAAAGATTGTGATACTTCGAAAAAGTAAGATTGATTCTGTCACAGCAATGTCAGACACACATTTTAAACAGGATTTTGTCCTAAAAAAACCTCAGTTATGGGACATAGATTCGCCCAAGAGATATACTGTGAAATCTTATGTTTTTACAGAAGAAGTTGTGGATTATCTGGAAACCAATATCGGTTTTCGCAGCATTTCATTTTCTGTCAATGATGGTTTTCTTATCAATGGGAAGAAAAAGTATTTACGCGGAACAAACCGTCACCAGGAATATCCATATATCGGAAATGCTCTGTCCGATGAAGCTCAATACCGCGATGCCTATAAAATCAAGCAGGCTGGATTTGATTATATCCGTCTCTCTCATTATCCACAAGCCGACGCGTTTATGGATGCTTGTGATGAGCTGGGGCTGGTTGTAATGAATTGTATTCCCGGTTGGCAATTTATGGGCGGCGAAAAATTTCAGGAATTGTGCTATCAAAATATCCGCGATTTGATTAGGCGTGACCGTAATCGCCCGTCTGTGATTCTGTGGGAAACTTCATTAAACGAATCCTGGATGGAAGATGACTTTATTGAAACGAGCCAAAAAATCACCCACGAAGAACTTCCCGGAAAATATACATATTCATGTGGTTGGCAAAAAGGTTTTGATGTATTTATACAGGCAAGGCAGCATGGCGGGTTAAATGAGTATAATGATCCTGAGGTCGGTGCTATTATTAGTGAATATGGTGATTGGGAATACTTTGCTCAAAATGCCGGATTGGATCAACCGGGCTTTAAAAACCTGTTAAAAGAAGAAAGAAATAGTCGTCAGTTTCGTGCCAGCGGAGAGAAAAGATTATTGCAACAGGCAATGAATTTTCAAGAGGCGCACAATGATAATCAAAAAACAGTTGCTGCAGGTGATGGCTTATGGGTGATGTTTGATTACAACCGCGGATATGACAATACCATCGAAGCATCCGGGCCAATGGATGTTTTTCGTCTTCCTAAATTTTCACATTACTTTTTTCAAAGCCAGCGTGATGTTCAGGTTGATTTAAAAAATGGTGAATCAAACCCAATGGTATTTATTGCAAATTACTGGACGGATAATTCACCATTGGATGTGCGGGTTTTCAGTAATTGCACTAAAGTAAAGCTTTTTCTAAATGGTGATTTAATTGGCGTGCAAAAACCCGATGAAAACGAGTTTACTTCTCATTTAAAACATCCGCCATTTACATTTAAACTTAAAAAATTTACATCGGGTGAGTTAACTGCAGTGGGTTTAATTGATGAACATGAAGAAGCACGACACACCGTAAAAACACCCGGGAAACCAGCGGCAATAAAAATCGAATTTGATATCTCCGGGAAACCTTTTAACAGAGAATCGCAAGATATTGTTTTTGCGTATGCAAAAATTATTGATGAGAATGGTACGGTTGTGCCAGACTTTTCTGGAGAAGTTCAGTTTGATCTGGTAGGACCAGCTACTCTGATTGGTCAAAACCCAATAAAGGCTGAAGCCGGGATCGCAACAATTCTCCTGCAAAACAAAAAGCAGGGCAAGATTGAAGTTTCGGCAAAATCAAAATTTATGAACACTAATCTTTTTGGTGAAGAAAAAATAAATTAA